A genomic region of Gimesia chilikensis contains the following coding sequences:
- a CDS encoding sodium:solute symporter family protein — protein sequence MIQLVIIGIYLSLLLFLGVFSSRLFKGTSKDYMLASHSIGPFLLLMSIFGTTMTAFALVGSSGEAYKEGVGVYGMLASSSGIIHSLCFFLLGIKLWSWGHKYGYTTQIQFFRERLESDKIGVILFPILVGLVIPYLLIGVMSSGVVISSITEGAFDSAFAAYDYGVPPWLGSLVISLVVLIYVFFGGMRGTAWANTFQTIVFMILGVVTFFVISTKLGGLQAASDAVLEKNPSKLMRAVDPKDRAAYAKRYETWTLIAKYNYATRVLKTLTLTPEQKAAAYEEFKPRMPNWQMTAEAVYAAKNGLYELTTEQTNKALLKQDDRVMPDPFPEKWTTDLMSHHALQEYPRKANAEDEQAMLIFGDKIGHPNHDLDPNDPSKGKKWTIKKALGVYRATNWAPDAPHPMSKLVFFTYFFVPLSVGMFPHLFQHWLTARSAGTFKLPVVAHPLFIMIVWVPCVLVGVWATSATFNGAPLFPPHFPANAVLAAMVKKMTSPVLAGFLTAGILAAIMSSLDSQFLCIGTMFTEDIVVHYGGKDRFTDKQVVLMARTFIILVVAITYGFSLLEPRRVFTLGVWCFSGFSSLFPIIFAAVYWKRLTKPGAYAGVLVAFGTWLYLFKEAGYALKPNYTFLGMMPVATMVVASAVAMILVSLVTRPPSKETLVRFFPED from the coding sequence ATGATTCAGTTGGTAATTATTGGAATCTACTTGAGTTTGCTGCTGTTTCTGGGCGTGTTCTCCAGTCGTCTGTTTAAAGGAACCAGTAAGGACTACATGCTCGCCAGTCATTCGATTGGCCCCTTTCTGCTTTTGATGTCGATCTTCGGCACCACGATGACCGCCTTCGCACTGGTCGGTTCCAGTGGGGAAGCCTACAAAGAAGGGGTCGGGGTCTACGGGATGCTCGCCTCTTCCAGCGGGATCATCCACTCGCTCTGCTTCTTCCTGCTCGGAATCAAACTCTGGTCCTGGGGACACAAATACGGTTATACCACCCAGATTCAGTTCTTCCGCGAACGTCTGGAAAGCGACAAGATCGGCGTGATCCTCTTCCCGATTCTCGTCGGCCTGGTAATCCCTTATCTGTTGATCGGCGTCATGTCTTCCGGCGTGGTCATCAGCAGTATTACGGAAGGTGCCTTCGACAGCGCCTTCGCCGCCTACGATTACGGCGTGCCCCCCTGGCTCGGTTCGCTGGTCATCAGCCTCGTCGTACTGATCTACGTCTTCTTTGGCGGGATGCGGGGAACCGCCTGGGCTAACACATTCCAGACCATCGTGTTCATGATACTCGGTGTCGTCACCTTCTTCGTCATCTCCACCAAACTGGGTGGCCTGCAGGCTGCCAGTGATGCGGTGCTCGAAAAGAACCCCTCGAAACTCATGCGGGCCGTCGATCCCAAAGACCGTGCCGCTTATGCGAAACGATATGAGACCTGGACCCTGATCGCCAAATACAATTACGCGACCCGCGTCCTCAAAACACTGACACTCACTCCCGAGCAGAAAGCCGCAGCTTACGAGGAATTCAAACCACGTATGCCCAACTGGCAGATGACCGCCGAAGCCGTCTACGCGGCCAAGAACGGTCTCTACGAACTGACCACCGAACAGACCAACAAAGCCCTGCTCAAACAGGACGACCGCGTCATGCCGGATCCCTTCCCCGAGAAGTGGACCACCGACCTGATGTCGCATCATGCCCTGCAGGAGTATCCGCGGAAAGCCAACGCGGAAGACGAACAGGCCATGCTGATCTTCGGCGATAAAATCGGCCATCCCAACCACGATCTGGATCCCAATGATCCTTCCAAGGGTAAAAAGTGGACGATCAAAAAAGCGCTCGGCGTCTATCGGGCCACCAACTGGGCTCCCGATGCACCACATCCGATGAGCAAGCTCGTCTTCTTCACTTACTTCTTCGTCCCCCTCTCGGTCGGGATGTTCCCCCACCTGTTCCAGCACTGGCTCACCGCCCGTTCTGCAGGGACGTTTAAACTTCCCGTGGTCGCACACCCGCTGTTCATCATGATTGTCTGGGTTCCCTGCGTTCTGGTCGGTGTCTGGGCAACCTCCGCCACCTTCAACGGGGCACCGCTCTTCCCGCCACACTTCCCCGCGAACGCGGTCCTCGCGGCGATGGTGAAGAAGATGACCTCCCCCGTTCTCGCCGGCTTCCTGACGGCAGGGATTCTGGCGGCCATCATGTCTTCGCTGGACAGTCAATTCCTCTGTATCGGCACCATGTTTACCGAAGACATTGTCGTGCATTACGGTGGAAAAGACCGTTTTACAGATAAACAGGTTGTCCTCATGGCCCGGACCTTTATTATTCTGGTGGTAGCGATCACCTACGGTTTCAGTCTGCTGGAGCCGCGGCGGGTCTTTACCCTGGGTGTCTGGTGCTTCAGTGGGTTTTCCAGCCTGTTCCCCATCATCTTTGCTGCGGTCTACTGGAAACGCCTCACCAAGCCCGGCGCTTATGCAGGTGTTCTGGTCGCCTTCGGTACCTGGCTCTACCTGTTTAAAGAAGCCGGTTACGCCTTGAAGCCGAACTACACCTTCCTGGGCATGATGCCGGTAGCCACCATGGTTGTCGCCTCCGCGGTCGCCATGATCCTGGTCTCCCTGGTCACCAGACCTCCCAGCAAGGAAACCCTCGTGCGGTTCTTCCCGGAAGACTGA
- a CDS encoding DUF1963 domain-containing protein, whose translation MALISDIDTAMAVIANEAVDCFCGEEQQQPVQPEHPVSCTGGVFYGLPGEKWPSTTDGEPLVPWLQVICKDLINPYGAFYHRQAVTFFIRNEFDGFEATSATDTADFVVREYALDQILVPLVRPPELQNHPFHQVTWKQQPDYPALSKYSRLFARQVYRDLCDREPFEYENHFGIKIGGWPTPVQGNQDYPGSCDLQIDMTENYTYGDSGIGYLKRTGTGWYVIFESC comes from the coding sequence ATGGCTTTAATCAGTGACATCGACACTGCGATGGCGGTCATCGCAAACGAGGCTGTGGACTGTTTCTGTGGCGAAGAACAACAACAGCCAGTCCAGCCTGAGCATCCAGTCTCCTGCACCGGCGGAGTCTTTTATGGCTTACCGGGAGAAAAGTGGCCCTCGACAACGGATGGAGAACCTCTCGTACCCTGGCTGCAGGTTATCTGTAAAGATCTCATAAATCCTTACGGTGCCTTCTACCATCGTCAGGCTGTTACATTTTTCATTCGAAATGAGTTTGACGGGTTTGAAGCAACCTCAGCTACGGACACCGCCGATTTCGTCGTGCGTGAGTACGCTCTGGATCAGATACTGGTCCCGCTGGTCCGACCGCCTGAACTGCAGAATCACCCCTTCCATCAGGTCACCTGGAAACAACAGCCGGACTACCCTGCGCTCAGCAAGTACTCGCGACTTTTTGCCAGACAGGTTTACCGGGACCTCTGCGATAGAGAACCATTCGAGTACGAGAACCATTTTGGCATCAAGATTGGCGGCTGGCCAACCCCCGTCCAGGGTAATCAAGACTACCCGGGCTCATGCGATCTGCAGATTGATATGACCGAAAACTACACCTATGGCGATTCCGGAATCGGCTACCTGAAACGAACCGGAACTGGCTGGTATGTAATTTTTGAATCCTGTTGA
- a CDS encoding DUF3311 domain-containing protein: protein MRYAVYGLVVILIVLHQDNWLWDDKRLIFGFMPITLLYQAGISIGAAIVWFLATKFAWPHHLEEIAQDSPAPAPAPTAALKSAPESDQETGDTE from the coding sequence ATGAGATACGCCGTTTATGGATTGGTTGTCATACTAATCGTTCTCCACCAGGACAACTGGCTCTGGGATGACAAAAGACTCATCTTCGGATTCATGCCGATCACCCTGCTCTACCAGGCAGGAATCTCTATCGGCGCCGCCATCGTCTGGTTTCTGGCGACCAAATTTGCCTGGCCTCACCATCTGGAAGAAATCGCCCAGGATTCCCCCGCCCCGGCACCTGCTCCCACAGCAGCCCTCAAATCTGCCCCAGAATCTGACCAGGAAACAGGAGACACAGAATAA
- a CDS encoding acyl-CoA thioesterase, whose translation MSCTFKTIRRVEFHETDMAGIVHFSNFYKYMEQAEHEYYRSLGMTIVDKQPDGSVIGWPRVSAQCSFESPAFYGDLLEIRLTIERVGVKSLTIEYDFWRDETKIAKGRMKTVCCHFTHGEPMKSIEIPEWIQQKIEDSQHPTT comes from the coding sequence ATGTCCTGCACTTTTAAAACAATTCGCCGTGTGGAATTTCACGAAACGGACATGGCCGGCATTGTCCACTTCTCCAACTTCTACAAATACATGGAACAGGCCGAGCACGAATACTATCGCTCACTCGGCATGACCATCGTCGATAAACAGCCCGACGGCTCCGTCATCGGCTGGCCGCGGGTCTCCGCCCAATGCTCGTTTGAATCTCCCGCTTTCTATGGTGATCTCCTCGAAATTCGTCTCACTATCGAACGGGTCGGCGTCAAATCGCTGACTATCGAATACGATTTCTGGCGGGACGAAACCAAAATCGCCAAAGGACGCATGAAAACCGTCTGCTGCCATTTCACGCATGGCGAACCGATGAAGTCCATCGAGATCCCCGAGTGGATTCAACAGAAAATTGAAGACTCACAGCATCCCACAACCTGA
- a CDS encoding DUF2262 domain-containing protein produces MNHPSLSGNTFGKLTWYPDHNCWGGFLSIQQSEIPLTVIPESSDAASATSFTDSLIEKLKQHDSTFRDYVTNSLLETYNTEWHPLTGEGPELSAAEFKSRLKLTMLQISFGKLGMSTPKEWYAQLQYDADDMFTEHPVLLFIDHSLNFHNATIG; encoded by the coding sequence ATGAACCATCCCAGTCTCAGCGGCAACACTTTTGGTAAACTCACCTGGTACCCGGATCATAACTGCTGGGGAGGCTTCCTCTCGATCCAACAGTCAGAAATTCCCCTAACCGTGATTCCAGAATCCTCTGACGCAGCTTCGGCAACCAGCTTTACGGATTCACTGATTGAAAAACTGAAACAGCATGATTCCACCTTCCGCGACTATGTAACAAACTCACTCTTAGAGACCTACAACACAGAATGGCATCCCCTCACAGGTGAGGGACCCGAACTGAGTGCAGCTGAGTTCAAAAGCCGTCTCAAGCTGACCATGCTGCAGATCAGCTTCGGCAAACTTGGAATGTCCACGCCCAAAGAATGGTACGCTCAACTGCAATACGACGCCGATGACATGTTCACAGAGCACCCGGTCCTACTCTTCATCGATCACAGTTTGAACTTCCATAACGCCACCATTGGTTAA
- a CDS encoding ABC transporter ATP-binding protein, with protein sequence MNDAPEQLVVRNLTKQFTLADESLSILAGVDLTLNRGEALAITGPSGSGKSTLLYILGVLDQPTAGEVIQFNQNPFVLSAKEQAEFRNQNIGFIFQDHHLMPQFSVLENVLIPTMVHQGSSSDAEERARHLLERVGLKDRLNHRPAQISGGERQRVAVCRALINNPRLLLADEPTGNLDRANTESIGKLLLEINQEQNTILICVTHSSELAGLFPQHQRLRDGLLVTESV encoded by the coding sequence ATGAACGACGCTCCCGAGCAATTAGTTGTCCGCAACTTAACCAAACAGTTCACCCTCGCTGATGAATCGCTGTCGATTCTCGCCGGCGTGGATCTCACCCTCAACCGCGGCGAGGCACTCGCCATTACCGGCCCCTCCGGTTCCGGCAAGAGCACGCTGCTTTACATCCTCGGTGTGCTCGATCAGCCCACCGCGGGTGAAGTCATCCAGTTCAATCAGAATCCGTTCGTCCTCAGCGCCAAAGAACAGGCCGAGTTTCGCAACCAGAATATCGGTTTCATATTTCAGGACCATCACCTGATGCCTCAGTTCTCGGTTCTTGAAAATGTCCTGATTCCCACCATGGTTCACCAGGGATCATCCAGCGACGCTGAGGAACGTGCCCGTCACCTGCTGGAACGTGTCGGGCTCAAAGATCGACTCAATCATCGTCCCGCCCAGATTTCCGGAGGCGAACGCCAGCGGGTCGCAGTCTGCCGGGCGTTGATCAATAATCCGCGTCTGCTGCTCGCTGACGAACCCACGGGAAACCTGGACCGGGCCAATACCGAATCCATCGGCAAACTCCTGCTGGAGATCAACCAGGAACAGAACACCATTCTGATCTGCGTCACCCACAGCAGCGAACTGGCGGGCCTCTTTCCGCAACATCAAAGATTACGCGACGGTCTCCTCGTGACCGAATCGGTCTGA
- a CDS encoding 3-keto-disaccharide hydrolase has translation MLRQAFVGLCCLGCVMTSAAFAQAPKGDKNYAVVDLKNVDDDFFYQGEYYGSLGSDCNWCGSAALGLQVVARGDGHFIASLYQGGLPGNGWDLSAREELEGTRDGDVLTLQGKDLTLQVYKNGPVEILDHRGHLLGQLTKYQRSSVTLGATPPPGATVIFDGSSVDELTGGEITPGGLLKEGTEFKHTYRSYRLHVEFRLPYMPYAVGQARSNSGIYLQSRYEVQVLDSFGLEGVENECGGLYKQKRPRINMCFPPLSWQTYDIGFVAPKFDADGKKIKDAYITVLLNGVPVHQDYAIVAKTGGGKQEGPELYPIKLQDHRNPVRFRNIWIVDLSDQPDPQYCFPCQSLLCDK, from the coding sequence ATGTTGCGTCAGGCGTTCGTAGGATTGTGCTGTTTAGGCTGCGTGATGACATCCGCAGCATTTGCTCAGGCCCCTAAAGGCGACAAGAACTATGCCGTAGTCGATCTGAAGAATGTCGACGATGATTTTTTCTATCAGGGTGAATACTATGGATCGCTCGGATCCGACTGCAACTGGTGTGGCTCCGCTGCCCTGGGGCTGCAGGTGGTCGCCCGCGGTGATGGACATTTCATCGCCTCGCTTTATCAGGGCGGACTGCCCGGCAATGGCTGGGACCTCTCTGCCCGTGAAGAGCTGGAAGGAACCCGGGACGGGGACGTTCTGACACTGCAGGGAAAAGACCTGACGCTGCAGGTTTACAAGAATGGTCCCGTAGAAATTCTGGATCACAGAGGACACCTGCTGGGCCAGCTGACTAAATATCAGCGGAGCAGTGTGACTCTGGGCGCAACGCCACCGCCGGGGGCCACTGTGATTTTCGATGGTTCTTCTGTGGATGAGCTGACCGGGGGCGAGATCACTCCCGGAGGTCTGCTGAAAGAGGGAACCGAGTTCAAGCATACCTATCGCAGCTATCGCCTGCATGTTGAATTCCGTCTGCCTTACATGCCTTACGCTGTCGGACAGGCACGCAGCAACAGTGGGATTTATCTGCAGAGTCGCTACGAAGTTCAGGTGCTGGATTCATTCGGCCTGGAAGGGGTTGAGAACGAGTGCGGTGGTCTGTACAAGCAGAAGCGTCCCCGCATCAACATGTGTTTTCCACCTTTGTCCTGGCAGACTTATGACATCGGTTTTGTTGCTCCCAAATTCGATGCGGACGGAAAAAAGATCAAGGATGCTTACATCACCGTGCTGTTGAATGGGGTTCCCGTCCACCAGGATTATGCGATTGTCGCCAAGACCGGCGGTGGTAAGCAGGAAGGACCGGAACTGTATCCGATTAAGCTGCAGGATCACCGGAATCCGGTTCGTTTTCGAAACATCTGGATCGTGGATCTGAGCGACCAGCCTGATCCACAGTACTGCTTTCCCTGCCAATCCCTGCTGTGTGACAAATAA
- a CDS encoding HEAT repeat domain-containing protein has product MRVKFLSWGGCLLLLSCLTGPVWALGVEDFGNKPLNAGNFQEWPGVMPVVNDTHRVYHYWVNGSEACFYQGDTAAVNAALKHFAATPEKVHEVVLLPGPAEINSFMKDKTFKFNWKLQMVGGIAKHMASQDQGAQIWNERPILTIYIGGEIQFDKLQIPKGVVVLEQADLEKRYARALSSTDRTVRGWSTGYLAALNRYSESNMKAIAKLLQDEQNWVRLNAAGALATYGWQAKPLLPALREAMQTEDEQLKTRVQQTIERIEQAPDESAAAKARQAKLDQIHEYCAGLKK; this is encoded by the coding sequence ATGCGTGTGAAGTTCCTGAGTTGGGGTGGATGTCTGTTGCTGCTGAGCTGTCTGACTGGGCCGGTGTGGGCGCTGGGCGTGGAGGACTTTGGCAATAAACCGTTGAATGCGGGGAACTTCCAGGAGTGGCCGGGGGTTATGCCGGTGGTGAATGATACGCACCGGGTTTATCACTACTGGGTGAATGGCAGTGAGGCTTGTTTCTATCAAGGCGATACTGCAGCAGTCAACGCGGCGTTAAAGCACTTCGCGGCGACCCCGGAGAAGGTGCATGAAGTTGTGCTGCTACCGGGACCGGCTGAAATTAACTCATTTATGAAAGACAAGACATTCAAGTTCAACTGGAAACTGCAAATGGTCGGCGGGATAGCAAAACATATGGCATCGCAGGATCAGGGAGCCCAGATCTGGAATGAGCGTCCGATCCTGACGATTTATATCGGGGGGGAAATCCAGTTTGACAAGTTGCAGATCCCCAAAGGGGTGGTCGTGCTCGAACAGGCCGATCTGGAAAAACGTTATGCCCGGGCCCTGAGCAGTACTGACCGAACTGTACGCGGCTGGAGTACCGGCTACCTGGCGGCATTGAACCGCTATAGTGAATCGAATATGAAAGCGATTGCGAAATTACTGCAGGACGAACAGAACTGGGTGCGGCTGAATGCAGCTGGGGCGCTGGCGACTTATGGCTGGCAGGCGAAGCCACTGTTGCCGGCCTTGCGCGAGGCAATGCAGACAGAAGACGAACAATTGAAAACGCGGGTCCAGCAGACAATCGAACGCATCGAACAGGCCCCAGATGAGAGTGCTGCTGCGAAAGCACGTCAGGCAAAGCTGGATCAAATTCACGAGTATTGCGCGGGGTTGAAGAAGTGA
- a CDS encoding ABC transporter permease, producing the protein MNQARFVIKSLTYHWRTNLAVLLGVIAATAVIGGALIVGDSVRASLRQMTLDRLGKIDYVVSGHRFFREQLADDLQKSSALPESIETIAPALVLRGALEKNREDLHLRVGQVNIFGTDQRLWSLLDHGDIPAPEDDQAILNSRVAEQLEASVGDQITLWIELPSAIPRDSLLGEKEEQSVEITLTVSQILDEDSKAGRLALLPNQQLPLDLFLSLDTLQAALDLDEIQPSRRDPKQRPARVNSLFFSSHAESIPDSPQSRIVAQGLEAALKQSLTLADLNLKIIPHNERNYLSLESEQMILDPQIEQAGREAAKKLDVATSPVMVYIANEFSPLKTATGEEKTPYSMYSIVAGLDFPEQPPFGPFKFIGAKPKLPLKENEIVLNEWLASDLKTKVGDQLRMKYHVVGSRGELPEVEQTFTVAGIVALDGTPAADRKLTPDMEGITDADTFGDWEQPFPMKLDKVTDRDEEYWDKYKATPKAFLALETAQTLWNSRYGTLTSLRFATLPDKNTEETSSAFAASLLSNIDVLKMGLAVQPIKFLGLAAASGTTDFSGLFIGFSFFIILSAIILIRLLFKLGVDRRVSSIGLLSAIGFTPAQVRQIIFKEALLVILSGGILGILAAIGYASLMLYGLRTWWIGAIGTRFLFVDLTPQSLAIGFLIAVFFSGFVIWKSMSELKQISIRGLLSGVNSPDQEPARAAKRVGLTWKISTVLALILVLATVTGIIPKQEAFSGFSLQTVCFFLVGTLSLVASLSFLSSFLRTDSTTPIQGNGGFALMKLGFRNAGRFRQRSVLTTALIASATFVLVSVAAGHRNPAVEEPDKDSGNGGFTLVAETSSPLIFDLNTVDGRDKMLVNAPDDPETKRLLKEMQAIPFRVKPGENASCLNIYQTTVPTILGVPQELIERGGFKFADTPGDNPWELLNQPQEDGSIPALGDMNTLMYSLHKGIGASVGIPSDERPEHELKIKGMFDGSIFQGVLLISEQHFQQLFPEQAGFQYFLIEVPTKDAMQLSSILETGLTEYGFDADLVANRLADFLAVQNTYLSTFQTLGGLGLLLGTLGLATVMLRNVVERRSELALLRAVGMTGSNVALIVLAENAFLLIWGLASGIISALLAMLPHLLSTGADIPWFSGMLILLAVLITGMLSAFFAVLSAVRAPILATLRSH; encoded by the coding sequence ATGAATCAAGCGCGCTTTGTCATCAAAAGTCTGACTTATCACTGGCGCACCAACCTCGCCGTACTCCTCGGAGTCATCGCGGCCACTGCTGTTATCGGCGGCGCCCTCATCGTCGGCGATTCCGTTCGCGCCAGCCTCAGACAGATGACGCTCGACCGTCTCGGCAAAATCGACTATGTCGTCTCCGGTCACCGCTTCTTCCGCGAACAGCTGGCCGACGATCTGCAGAAGTCCTCCGCTCTGCCGGAAAGCATCGAAACCATCGCACCAGCACTCGTGCTCCGTGGCGCGCTGGAAAAGAACCGGGAAGATCTGCACCTCCGCGTCGGTCAGGTCAACATCTTCGGCACCGATCAACGTCTCTGGTCGCTCCTCGATCACGGCGACATCCCCGCCCCGGAAGATGATCAGGCAATCCTCAACTCTCGTGTCGCAGAGCAGCTCGAAGCCTCCGTCGGCGATCAGATTACCCTCTGGATCGAACTCCCTTCCGCCATTCCCCGCGATTCGCTGCTGGGTGAGAAGGAAGAACAGTCGGTCGAAATCACCCTTACCGTCAGCCAGATTCTCGACGAAGACTCCAAGGCCGGCCGCCTCGCTCTGCTCCCCAATCAACAGCTCCCGCTCGACCTGTTTCTCTCGCTCGACACCCTGCAGGCCGCGCTCGACCTCGATGAGATCCAACCCTCTCGCCGCGATCCAAAACAACGGCCCGCGCGGGTCAACTCCCTCTTTTTCAGTTCCCACGCGGAATCGATCCCCGACTCCCCCCAGTCCCGCATCGTCGCCCAGGGCCTGGAAGCGGCTCTCAAACAGAGCCTCACACTCGCAGACCTGAACCTCAAAATCATTCCCCACAACGAACGGAACTACCTCTCGCTCGAAAGCGAGCAGATGATCCTCGACCCGCAGATCGAACAGGCCGGCCGCGAGGCTGCGAAAAAACTCGACGTCGCTACTTCGCCCGTCATGGTTTACATCGCCAATGAATTCAGTCCGCTGAAAACCGCTACCGGCGAGGAGAAAACGCCCTACTCCATGTATTCCATCGTCGCCGGTCTCGACTTCCCCGAGCAGCCACCGTTCGGCCCTTTTAAATTCATCGGCGCTAAACCAAAGCTTCCTCTCAAGGAAAACGAAATCGTCCTCAACGAATGGCTGGCCAGCGACCTTAAGACCAAAGTCGGCGATCAACTGCGGATGAAATACCACGTCGTCGGTTCCCGGGGAGAACTGCCGGAAGTCGAACAGACCTTCACCGTCGCCGGTATCGTCGCCCTCGATGGCACTCCCGCAGCCGACCGCAAGCTGACGCCCGACATGGAAGGCATCACCGATGCAGACACCTTCGGCGACTGGGAACAGCCCTTCCCCATGAAACTCGATAAAGTCACCGACCGCGACGAAGAATACTGGGACAAATATAAAGCCACTCCCAAAGCGTTCCTCGCCCTGGAAACAGCCCAGACGCTCTGGAACAGCCGCTACGGCACTTTGACATCGCTCCGCTTCGCAACCCTGCCCGACAAAAACACGGAGGAAACATCGTCCGCGTTCGCAGCGTCGCTGCTCAGCAATATCGACGTTCTCAAAATGGGACTCGCCGTCCAGCCCATCAAATTTCTCGGACTCGCTGCCGCGAGCGGAACCACCGATTTCAGTGGTCTGTTTATCGGTTTCAGCTTCTTCATCATCCTCTCGGCCATCATCCTCATTCGGCTACTGTTCAAGCTGGGCGTCGATCGTCGCGTCTCTTCTATCGGCCTGCTTTCCGCTATCGGCTTTACCCCCGCACAGGTCAGGCAGATCATTTTCAAGGAAGCCCTCCTCGTCATCCTCTCCGGAGGCATCCTCGGTATCCTGGCTGCTATCGGCTATGCATCGCTCATGCTGTATGGTCTCAGAACCTGGTGGATCGGCGCCATCGGCACCCGCTTCCTGTTCGTTGACCTGACTCCCCAGAGTCTCGCCATCGGCTTTCTGATCGCCGTCTTCTTCTCCGGCTTCGTGATCTGGAAATCGATGTCCGAACTGAAACAGATCTCGATCCGCGGCCTCCTCTCCGGCGTGAACAGTCCCGACCAGGAACCGGCCCGCGCCGCCAAACGCGTCGGCCTGACCTGGAAGATCTCCACGGTCCTCGCGCTCATTCTGGTTCTCGCCACCGTGACCGGAATCATTCCCAAACAGGAAGCCTTTTCCGGTTTCTCCCTGCAGACAGTCTGCTTCTTCCTGGTGGGAACGCTCTCGCTGGTCGCCAGCCTCAGCTTCCTCTCCAGTTTTCTCCGCACCGATTCCACCACACCCATTCAGGGGAACGGCGGCTTCGCACTGATGAAGCTCGGCTTCCGCAACGCCGGCCGCTTCCGTCAACGCAGCGTCCTTACCACCGCGCTCATCGCCTCGGCGACCTTCGTCCTTGTCTCCGTCGCCGCCGGACATCGTAACCCCGCCGTCGAAGAACCCGACAAAGACTCCGGTAACGGCGGCTTCACACTCGTCGCGGAAACCTCGTCCCCGCTGATCTTTGACCTCAACACAGTCGACGGTCGCGACAAAATGCTGGTCAACGCGCCCGACGATCCCGAAACGAAACGGCTGCTCAAGGAAATGCAGGCGATCCCCTTCCGCGTCAAACCGGGTGAGAACGCCAGCTGCCTGAATATCTATCAAACCACCGTCCCCACCATCCTCGGCGTACCGCAGGAACTCATCGAGCGGGGCGGCTTCAAATTCGCCGACACCCCGGGCGACAATCCCTGGGAACTGCTCAACCAGCCGCAGGAAGATGGTTCCATCCCCGCGCTGGGTGATATGAATACGCTCATGTACAGCCTCCATAAAGGCATCGGCGCCAGCGTCGGCATTCCTTCCGACGAACGGCCCGAACACGAATTGAAAATCAAAGGCATGTTCGATGGCAGTATCTTCCAAGGCGTGCTGCTCATCTCGGAGCAGCACTTCCAGCAACTGTTCCCCGAACAGGCCGGCTTCCAGTATTTCCTGATTGAAGTCCCCACGAAAGATGCCATGCAGCTCTCCTCCATCCTCGAGACCGGCCTCACCGAATATGGCTTCGATGCCGACCTCGTCGCCAATCGTCTTGCTGACTTTCTCGCCGTCCAGAACACGTACCTCTCCACCTTCCAGACACTGGGCGGCCTCGGTCTGCTGCTCGGCACCCTGGGGCTGGCGACCGTCATGCTGCGAAACGTCGTCGAGCGAAGAAGCGAACTGGCCCTGCTCCGCGCCGTCGGCATGACTGGCTCCAATGTCGCGTTGATCGTCCTCGCGGAGAACGCCTTCCTGCTGATCTGGGGACTCGCGTCCGGCATCATCTCGGCTCTGCTGGCCATGCTGCCACACCTGCTCTCCACCGGAGCGGATATCCCCTGGTTCAGCGGCATGCTGATCCTGCTCGCGGTGCTGATTACCGGTATGCTGTCTGCCTTTTTCGCAGTCCTCTCCGCGGTCCGGGCTCCCATCCTGGCGACACTGAGATCGCACTAA